The window GAGGAGGCAAGCAGTTGACCGCGCCCAGTACCTTCGGACTGAGCAGTGAGGCCCGCAACCTGCACTGGCTGCTGACGAACCTCGTCGAGGAGGTCCCCGGCATCGAGTCGGTGGCCGTCGTCTCCTCCGACGGCCTCCTGCTCCTCTCCTCGGACCCCGACCTCCCCCACGCTCGAACGAGCTCGCGCGGGGGGACCCCCATCGACAAGGTCCGCCAGGCCGGTGGCAAGCGCACCGGCCCGCGCGGCTCCGCCGCCGACCTCGCCACCATCGTCTCCGGCATCGGCAGCCTCACGCTCGGCGCCGCCAAGCTGATGGACTCCGGCACGGTCAAGCACACGATGGTCGCGATGGACGAGGGCAGCCTGTTCGTCATGTCGATCAGCGACGGCTCGCTGCTCGGTGTGCACGGCTCCGCGGACTGCGACATGAGCGTGGTGGCCTACCACATGGCGCTCTTCGTCGGCCGCGCCGGACACGTCCTGACGCCGGAACTCCGCAGCGAGCTGCGCAAGTCCCTGGAAACCGACGGGAGCACCGAAGGGACGGCCCGATGAGCGGCAGTACGTCCAAACGGCAGCTCCCGGTCCGCGGCGGTGACCGCAAGGCCTCCCGCGTCCGCCCCTACTCGCTCACCGGCGGCCGTACGCGCTTCGGCCACGTGCTCCAGGTGGAGACGTTCGTGGCCGCGCTCGAGGCCCCGGAGGAGCGCAAGGAGCTGACCTGCGGCTCGCTCGCCCACCCGGGCATGCCCGAGGTGCGGGCCATCGTCGAACTGTGCCGCCGGATGCGGACGGTGGCGGAGATCGCCGCGCTGCTGCAGATGCCGCTCGGTGTGGTCCGCGTGCTGCTGAGCGACCTCGCGGACCAGGGAAAGATCCGTGTGTACGGAACCGGAACCGGTCATGGCACGGGCCGGCCGGACCGCGCGCTGCTGGAAAGGGTGCTGAGTGGACTCCGCCGTCTCTGACGCCGCCGTGGGCGTCCCCCCGCTCGCCGAGCCCGACGAGGCCCTGCAGCCCTGGCAGACGGACCGCACCCGCGCCCCGGTCGCCACGAAGATCGTGGTGGCCGGCGGCTTCGGCGTCGGCAAGACCACGCTGGTCACCGCCGTCTCGGAGATCACGCCCCTGCAGACCGAGGCGCTGATGACCGAGGCGAGCGAGGGGACCGACGACCTCACCGACACGCCGGACAAGACGACCACCACGGTCGCCATGGACTACGGCCGGATCACGCTCGACGACGACCTCGTGCTCTACGTGTTCGGCACGCCGGGCCAGCAGCGGTTCTGGTTCATGTGGGACGACCTGGTGCGGGGCGCGATCGGCGCCGTGGTCCTGGCCGACACCCGCCGTCTGAAGGACTGCTTCCCGGCGCTGGACTACTTCGAGAGCTGCGGGCTGCCGTACATCGTCGCCGTCAACCACTTCGAGGGCAGCGAGCAGTTCGACCCGGAGGACGTGCGGGACGCCCTGTCGATACCCGCACACATACCTGTCCTGATCATGGACGCCAGGCGGCGGATCTCGGCCATCGAGACCCTGCTGGCCCTGGTGGCCCACGCGCTCGAGGAGACCCCCGAGGAGTAACCGCACCCGCTCCCCGAGCAGTCCAGCGAGCAGTCCCGAAGCCGTAGGAGGCAGCACCCGTATGCGGAAGATACTCGTCGTGGGGGCCGGGCAGTCCGGTCTCCAGCTGGCCCTCGGACTCCAGTCGCACGGCTACGAGGTCACCCTGATGTCCAACCGGACCGCGGACGAGATCCGCACCGGGAGGGTCATGTCGACGCAGTGCATGTTCCATACGGCCCTCCAGCACGAGCGGGACCTGAAGCTGAACTTCTGGGAGTCCCAGGCCCCGGACATCGAGGGCCTCGGCGTCTCCGTCGCCGCCCCCGGATCCTTCGACCCCGGCCCCTCGCAGCGGGCGATCGACTGGGTGGGCCGGCTCGACGAGTACGCGCAGTCGGTCGACCAGCGGGTGAAGATGGCCAGCTGGATGGAGACGTTCGCCCAGCGCGGCGGCCGGCTCGTCATCCACGGCGCCGCGGTCGGCGACCTGGACTACTTCTCCCGCACGTACGACCTCGTCCTCGTCTCCGCGGGCAAGGGCGAGCTGGTGAAGATGTTCGAGCGGGACGCCTCCCGCTCTCCGTACAGCGAGCCGCAGCGCGCGCTGGCGGTGGCGTACGTGCACGGCCTGGGCCCGCGTCCGGAGCACCCGGAGTTCGACGCGGTCCGCTGCAACCTGGTGCCCGGCGTCGGCGAGATGTTCATCATGCCGACGCTCACCCTGTCCGGCCGTGCCGACATCCTGTTCTGGGAGGGCGTCCCCGGCGGCCCGCTCGACGCCTTCCGGGGGATCAAGGACCCGTCCGAGCACCTGGCCCTGACGCTGGACCTGATGAGGACGTTCCTGCCCTGGGAGTACGCCCGGACCGCCGGCGTCGAGCTCACGGACGCCGGCGGCACGCTCGCCGGCCGTTACGCACCGACCGTGCGCAAGCCGGTCGGCCGGCTGCCCGGCGGCGGACTGGTCCTCGGCGTCGCCGACGTCGTCGTCGCCAACGACCCGATCACCGGCCAGGGCTCCAACTCGGCCTCCAAGTGCGCCGCCGCGTACCTGGCCGCCATCCTCGAGCACGGCGACAAGCCGTTCGACGAGACGTGGATGCGGCAGACGTTCGACCGCTACTGGGCCACCGCCCAGCACGTCACGAAGTGGACCAACGCCATGCTGGCCCCGCCGCCGGAGCACGTCCTGAACCTCCTCGGTGCGGCCGGTCGGCTCCAGCCGGTCGCCGACCGCTTCGTGAACTGCTTCGACGCCCCGGCCGATCTGGAGAACTTCTTCTTCGACCCGGACAAGGCCCAGGCCTACCTCGCCGAGGTCTCCGAGGCGTCCGTCGCCCAAAGACGGGCGTGAGGCTTGGTCAGGGCGCCCCGGGGGAGCTCCGGCGGTGTGTACCGCCGCATGGGCTCCCCGCCCGGATCGGGCCGTACGGCGCCCAGCACCGGGTTGGCCGCGACCGGTGAGACCTTCACCTTCTTGCCGGGCCGCGGGGCCTGCACCACCATCCCGTCGCCGAGGTAGAGCGCGACATGCGTGGCCTCGGGGAAGTAGACGACCAGGTCACCGGGCCTGAGTTCGTGCAGCGGGATGTGTTTCAGCCGCGCCCACTGCTCCTGGCTGGTGCGCGGGATGGGCGTCCCGGCATGCTCCCAGGCCTGAGAGGTCAGCCCCGAGCAGTCGTACGCCCGCGGCCCCGTGGCGCCCCACTGGTACGGCTTGCCGAGCTGACGCACGGCGTAGCGCACGGCCTCGTCGCCCTCCCGTGACGGCCTGCGGAGGCCTCTGAGCACCCCGGAGGCCAGGAACGAGCGCTGCGCCGCGGCGGCCCCGTCCGTCTCGGTCCGGGCCAGCGCCGTCACCTGTTCGGTGCTGAGTGAGGCCAGCAGCTTCTCCACGTCGTGCAGCCGTGCCTGGACGTCGTCCCGGGCCTGCTGCTGCCGCTGGGCGAGCGCGACCCGGGTGTCGAGTGTCCTGCGGGCCTTGCCGGCGAGGTCGGCGGCCTTCTTCTCGTTGGTGGTGAGCCGCCTGACCGTCTCGGCCCGCTCCCGTGCCAGCTGCCCGAGCAGCTGTCCCTCCGCCAGTGCCTGCTGCGGGTCGGGTGCCAGCAGCAGTCGCAGGTACGGGGAGAGTTCGGTGCTGCTGCCCTGGTACTGCTGGAGGGCCAGCCGTGCCGCCTGCGCGCGGCTGTCGCGCAGGGCCCGCCGGGCGGCGCCGAGGTCGGCGTCGAGGCGGTCGGCCTCGACGCGCTGCCGTTTCAGCCGCTCGGCGGTGGCGTTGTAGGTCTCGGTGGCCTGTTCGGCCTGCCGGTACAGCTTCTGCAGATCCGTCAGCAGCTCGGAGACGGACCGCTGTCCGGGCTCCTGCGGCCCGGGCGCGGCCACGGCGGCCACCGGTACGAGGGCGGCCTGCGCGGCCACCGCCGCCGTACACACCAGACGCGGCACTCTTCCTGACACGTCATCACCTCCCGTTTTGCGGGCGGCGTTTCCGCTCCGCACGTGAGGATTCGACGTATGAACCGACTTTCTGTGCTGTTGGTGCGCCGTACGGCGCAACGACGTCACCCGCCGGTGGTGTCGGGCTCGCCGCCGCCCCGTGGCTCCGGCTTGGACCACGGCCATTTCAGCCGGCCGCCGCTCCTGCCCTCGGGATCGAACTCGTACTTCCACCCCCTGGGCAGTCCCAGGCGCTTGCTGTGCCCGCGCGGCACCCGCCGGTAGACGAGCACGGTCGGCGGACCGCCGGCGGCGTCCGGCACCGGGATGCGGTAGGTCTTCGGCGGGTTCCCGGTGGGCCCCACCAGCACGGGCAGCACCCGCCCGTCCATCGGGCCGCCCTCGAAGGGGGTGTTTTCGCTCTTCACGGCACCAGTGTCAGCCATCCGCCTGCGCCAGGGCGCGCCCCACCAGCTCGGCGGTCTGCGCGTCCCGGGCGGCGGTCACGGTCAGCACGGCCACGAACTGCTCGACCAGCCAGTCCCGCAGCTCCTCGGCGGGCGGCTGCTTCTCCTCGTCCAGCCAGATCAGGGAGGCGGCCTCCACGGCCGTGATCCACATCCGCACGGTCATGCGCAGCCGGGGGCCGGGGTCCGCGACCTCCAGATGGCTCAGGATCCGCTCGGCGGCGGCCCGGCGCACGCCGTCCACGATGGCCGTCGTCCGGGAGGTCTCCACCACGCTGCCGCCCTGGAGCAGCGCGGTGAACCCGGCGTCGTGCTGGTCGACGAAGGCCAGGTAGCGGTCCAGGGCGCGGGCGAGGCGGGGCAGCGGCGGGCCCTCCTGCGGCTCGTCGAAGCAGTGCCGCAGCTCCTCGGCGGCGGATCGCAGGGCGGCCTCGTACAGCTGCTGCTTGCCGCCCGGGAAGTACCGGTACACCAGCGGCCGCGACACCCCCGCCGTCTCGGCCACGTCGTCCAGCGACACCTCCTCGGGTGCCCGGTGCGCGAAGAGCGACAGCGCCGTGTCGAGCAACTGGGCCCGCCGCTCCTCGACACTGAGGCGACGGTACGCGGGACTGGACGCGGCAGGGCTCATGACCAGCAGCGTAATCGCCCGCCCCGGCCGCCACCCGGGCCCGCGCTTTTCAGGGCAGGAGGCCCGAGGCCTGCCAGAGGCGGCGGCCCGCTCCGCGCAGTACGCCGATGTCG of the Streptomyces sp. NBC_01788 genome contains:
- a CDS encoding GTP-binding protein produces the protein MDSAVSDAAVGVPPLAEPDEALQPWQTDRTRAPVATKIVVAGGFGVGKTTLVTAVSEITPLQTEALMTEASEGTDDLTDTPDKTTTTVAMDYGRITLDDDLVLYVFGTPGQQRFWFMWDDLVRGAIGAVVLADTRRLKDCFPALDYFESCGLPYIVAVNHFEGSEQFDPEDVRDALSIPAHIPVLIMDARRRISAIETLLALVAHALEETPEE
- a CDS encoding C40 family peptidase; translated protein: MSGRVPRLVCTAAVAAQAALVPVAAVAAPGPQEPGQRSVSELLTDLQKLYRQAEQATETYNATAERLKRQRVEADRLDADLGAARRALRDSRAQAARLALQQYQGSSTELSPYLRLLLAPDPQQALAEGQLLGQLARERAETVRRLTTNEKKAADLAGKARRTLDTRVALAQRQQQARDDVQARLHDVEKLLASLSTEQVTALARTETDGAAAAQRSFLASGVLRGLRRPSREGDEAVRYAVRQLGKPYQWGATGPRAYDCSGLTSQAWEHAGTPIPRTSQEQWARLKHIPLHELRPGDLVVYFPEATHVALYLGDGMVVQAPRPGKKVKVSPVAANPVLGAVRPDPGGEPMRRYTPPELPRGALTKPHARLWATDASETSAR
- a CDS encoding DUF742 domain-containing protein, translating into MSGSTSKRQLPVRGGDRKASRVRPYSLTGGRTRFGHVLQVETFVAALEAPEERKELTCGSLAHPGMPEVRAIVELCRRMRTVAEIAALLQMPLGVVRVLLSDLADQGKIRVYGTGTGHGTGRPDRALLERVLSGLRRL
- a CDS encoding styrene monooxygenase/indole monooxygenase family protein; amino-acid sequence: MRKILVVGAGQSGLQLALGLQSHGYEVTLMSNRTADEIRTGRVMSTQCMFHTALQHERDLKLNFWESQAPDIEGLGVSVAAPGSFDPGPSQRAIDWVGRLDEYAQSVDQRVKMASWMETFAQRGGRLVIHGAAVGDLDYFSRTYDLVLVSAGKGELVKMFERDASRSPYSEPQRALAVAYVHGLGPRPEHPEFDAVRCNLVPGVGEMFIMPTLTLSGRADILFWEGVPGGPLDAFRGIKDPSEHLALTLDLMRTFLPWEYARTAGVELTDAGGTLAGRYAPTVRKPVGRLPGGGLVLGVADVVVANDPITGQGSNSASKCAAAYLAAILEHGDKPFDETWMRQTFDRYWATAQHVTKWTNAMLAPPPEHVLNLLGAAGRLQPVADRFVNCFDAPADLENFFFDPDKAQAYLAEVSEASVAQRRA
- a CDS encoding roadblock/LC7 domain-containing protein; amino-acid sequence: MTAPSTFGLSSEARNLHWLLTNLVEEVPGIESVAVVSSDGLLLLSSDPDLPHARTSSRGGTPIDKVRQAGGKRTGPRGSAADLATIVSGIGSLTLGAAKLMDSGTVKHTMVAMDEGSLFVMSISDGSLLGVHGSADCDMSVVAYHMALFVGRAGHVLTPELRSELRKSLETDGSTEGTAR
- a CDS encoding TetR/AcrR family transcriptional regulator, whose amino-acid sequence is MSPAASSPAYRRLSVEERRAQLLDTALSLFAHRAPEEVSLDDVAETAGVSRPLVYRYFPGGKQQLYEAALRSAAEELRHCFDEPQEGPPLPRLARALDRYLAFVDQHDAGFTALLQGGSVVETSRTTAIVDGVRRAAAERILSHLEVADPGPRLRMTVRMWITAVEAASLIWLDEEKQPPAEELRDWLVEQFVAVLTVTAARDAQTAELVGRALAQADG